The DNA window ATAGACCCGCGTGCGCTGCCCATCAATGCGCATGAGGACTGCCGTCTTGCCGTCTGCGCCGGGTTTGGCAAGCATCCCTGCCTGGACCAGCGTCTGCGTTGCGGCCTTGAAGTCGAAACCCTTCAGCGCCTCGCGTAGTCCGTCTGGTGTGAACAGATACTCGCGGCCATCGGTGCCTGGACGCCACCATCCGGCCCGGTCTCGCACCATCATGTTGTGTGTCGCGTTCACATCCGAAAACCGAGAATCGCCATGCCGCGTGATGAACGCATTCACGGCTTCCACGATTTGATGCTGCTCTGCATTGGTTGCACCTCGATGGTCGCGCCATGCGTTGAACGCCACGATTGCTGCTTCAACAGCCGCGCCCGGCTCCCATCCGGTCAGCCCGTAGTCTGTGGCGAGTTCACCAGCCATGCCTATGAGAGCGAACCGAGCGGCGGCGCGCTTGATCTGCCCATCGCCACATGCATGGAACGCTTCAAGTGACTTCACACGCTCCCACAGCGCGGCCATGTCGGATGTGTCGCGTGTCAGCCGCTCCAGAAAAGCCCGGCCAGCATGCCCGTAGTGGGTCGCTGCGGCCTTCGCCAGCGCATCCGAGAACGAGGGGCCATCGGTGAAGTCGTGCAGGTCGTCCCAGGCTCCAAATTTGCGCGCAACTGGGATGTCCAACAAACGCACGCCATGCCCGGCCTTGGCCTTGATGCCACCCTCGGCCATTGCGGTGGCAACCGAGCGTTCACCACTGGAGAGGACGAATGTGCGCCACCGTGCCACGGCTCTAGCTGCGCCTGTGCGGGATGCGCGCTGCTTCCCTACGCCATTGCCGAGCGCGTAGATGATGGCTCCCACGTCTCGCGGGTCGGCTTGGTTGATCTCGTCGAGCACCAGCAGGCAATCGTTGGACTGTGATGCAGCGCCCTCCAGGCCGTTCGCCGTGCTGTTCCAACTGCGCTTGAACTTGTCGCCACCCCAGACCGAGCGGGCAGCTTCAACGCCGGTTGTCTTGCCGGTCGAACTATTGCCGACAAGATGAACCCCACCGCTTTCGGCGCGAACCAAATTCATGACGGGGCCAGCAAACGCAGCCGATAGCGCCAGCATCAAGACCGGGTTGCCCACGGCCATTGCTGCAACGCCATCGCGCCAGCCCTTGAGGGTGCCGCCCGTGCTGTACTCGCCATCGGTGTGGTCGCCAGACTGATAGGTCACTGCCGAAGCGCCGGGGCCGTAGCAGGCGTCGGGCAGGACGAACACCTTGCCGAGCCAGCCGGTTTGTGTAGCGCACGTCACGCGCTTTTCAGGAATGCGGGCTTGCAGGTAGCGCGCAAATTCCCGATGTCCGGCTGGGTCGATCATCACGCCCATTGCCAGCAGAGCGCCGCGCAGCTCATCGCCAGCGCCGCGCAGCAGTTCCATCGGCATGGCCCAGGTGCGCCACCGGCCTGCGGTGTTTTTGAACCTGAGCATGCGCCCATAGTTGTTGTCGCCCTGGTCGGCTGTGACGGCTTCCAGGTGCAGCGGCGAGCAAATCCACTGTTTTGTGAGGGTGGCCGGGGCTTCATCCTTGCCGGGCTTGATGCCGAAGTGCCAGACACCGGGCCTGAACTTTTCGCCATCCTCCAGCCAATCGTCGAACACGCGATAACAGGGCCGTTCAGCTTCCGGTGGAACACTTGGAACACCTGGAACACTTGCCGGTGTTCCGGCTGGAATGGCGCATTCATTGGGCTGGACACCCGGAACACCTGGAACATCTGATTTTGCAATGTCCGATGCAACATCTTCGATTTCGAGCAAATCAGGCATGGTGGGCCTCCAGGTAAACGGCAAGGTCGTTCATATCGGATGCCTCAATGGGAATGCCGGGCGGCCACACAGGACGGGCGAGCTTTGCGCCCACAGCAACGGCAGCAGCACGGGCCTTGGTGATGCCCGGATTGCCAGGGGTCAGCCTGTCGTCGTCGGCTACAACAACGATCTGCGCGGCTGGATATTTGCAACGAATGGCGAGCGCCACCGGCTCCAGATTTCCAGCGTCGATTGCAGCCAGGGTGCAGGCTCCGGGGAACTGTGACGATGCGGTCATGGCCGTGGCAAAGCCCTCGGCAATCACCACAATGGGCGCAGGCAGCGAACCGGCCACGAGGATGAAGTGCCCACGCTTTGCGCCGCCGCTCAAGAGCTTTTTCGTGCCATCCGTCCCGATGTATTGCAGCGACTTGGTGACGCCGTTCACATCGATGATGTTGAGCACCAGCAGATCACCAGACTGCCGTGCATAACCCGGTTCGATGCGTTTGCGAACCAAGTAAGGATGCTCCGCCGTTGCGGGTTTTGCCTTGGCCCAAAGCATCGATGCACGCTCGGCAGCGGCTTGATGTTCGGCTTCCCGCTGGCGCTGGGCTTCGGCCTTGGCCTGCCGCACTTGCGAGTAGTGGGCGTCTTTCTCGGCTCGGCTCATGCGCGCCGTGGATGTAGAACTCCAGGTGCATGACGCGCCCGTCTTCCAGCTTCCAGCGACTCCGAACTGCTCGCGCAGCGCGGCCCAGCCGCTCTTGGAACCGGGCTTGTCGCTGGCGACTTGAAAGCGGCGCAGGACGCCATCGGCAACGATCACGCCAGGGTCGGCAGGCTCGATGCCAGCGCTGCGCATCTGCTCCAACAGCCCGATGACGGGATTCACTGCCGGGGCCATCGCCAGCAGTGCGGCGCGGGTTCGCGCTGGCGTGACTCGGTCAGGGTGGTTGCGGGCCATCATGGCTTCACCCCGCAAGCGAAGGCCACGGCCAGCAGGCGATGCGCGAAGCGGCGCAACTTGGACAGCACGCGGGCGGCCATCAAAGCGCCTCCAGCGCGGCCAGAATGTCGCCAGCACGCCAGAATGACGCGGCGCCGATCTTGCGGGGCTTCGGGAGTTTGCCCTCGGCAATCAGTTCATAGAACCGCGTGTTGCCGACTGCGAGTAACGGAGCAGTGCCGTTGGTGCCGATGATCTGCGCCTTGCGGATCAGGGCGTCCGGGTGAATCTGCGCCGTTGCTGGTGCAACGGTTGCGGGCGAACGCTTGCGGGTAACTTGAGGATTCATGCGGGCCTCCGTGGTTGGATGCCTCGCATTTCAAAACCGCGCCGCTCGAAAGTCTGCCCGTAAATCAGCGCATTTATGGACAGCCGGTTAGCTTCTTGCGCAGCGCCTCAAGCTGGGCGTCCATCTTATGTATCTGCTTGCGAATTTCCGGGGGTAGCATCGCGTCGGCCTGTTCCCTTTGAATCGCGGCGGATTCCGCACGCCAGGCGTCAAGCAAAGCGTCCATCCGCTCGCGTTGCACGTTTCTTGGCTGGCTGGCCTCTTGCCGTAACTGATCTTCTATGCGTGCCCACTCTTCTAGCTGCTTGGCCCATGCTGCGCGCCATTTGACGTGCCATCGCTTGAGCGTGCTGCGTTCGGGCGGCTCAAGCATGACGGCGGCTAGTTGTCCCATGACAATGCCCAGGGATTCCTCTGGCTTCTTTCCTTTGTCGATTTCTTGTTGAACGCGCTGGCCCCACCATCGCCACATCTCAGGCGGGTAGGCGTGCGGCTTGCCCTTGGCGCGCTTCAATCCAAGCTGTTGCAGCAGCTTGGCGGGGTCTCCATCGGCTGCTTGAATGGCGTCGCCCAGCCATCTTGCAAGGCCGGGGCGCAGCGGGTTGTCTGCCTCAAGCTGGCATTGAATTTCGCGTAGGTTGTCCCAGGGGTCGGAACTCAGCGGGGTGAAGTCCGTCCCGCCATATGGGTTGGTTCCCATCTCATGCCCTTTCGCGTGTCCTTCAATGGGTGCCCGGCCAGCCCGTGAAAGGAACGGGTTTTCAGCACTGCGGATCAGGCAGCACCTAGGAGACTGTCGGACTTTGCGGTCTTCCGGATGAAGACGCTATCCGAGACAATTGCTGCTGCACAACCGAGAGCCCGAGCCGATGAGCCGCTTCGTCCCTGTTGACCGAGACACCGCATATCTGTTGCCACCGTCGGTGGACGAATGGCTGCCCACTGATCACTTGGCGCGCTTCGTGGTCGAAGTCATCGAGCAGCTTGATCTGGGCGATCTGGCCCGACAGTACGCAGGCCGGGGCTCGGCGGCGCACCATCCGGCGGTGCTGCTGGGCCTGCTGATCTACGGCTACGCCAACGGCGTGCACTCCAGCCGCAAGATCGAGCGGGCGACCTACGACTCGGTGGCGTTCCGCTTTGTTGCGGCCAATACCCACCCCGATCACGACACGCTGGCGACGTTCCGCCGCCGCTTCTTGAAGGAGGTGGAGGCACTGTTCGTGCAGGTGCTGGTTCTGGCGCGCGAGATGAAGCTGCTCAAGCTCGGACACATCGCGCTGGATGGCACCAAGATCGACGCCAACGCCAGCAAGCACAAGGCCTTGTCGTGGGCTCATGCCAACAAGATCGAGGCGCAGCTGCGCCAGGAAGTACAAACGCTGCTGGCGCTGGCAGAGAACAGCGACCGCGCGACGGTACCCGACGGCATGGATGTGCCGGCGGAGATCGCCCTGCGTGCAGATCGCTTGAGCGCAATCGCGCAGGCCAAGGCCAAGATCGAGCAGCGCGCCAGCGAACGCCATCAGGTCGAGCAGCAGGAGTACGAGGCCAAGACCGCCAAGCGCCAAGCCCAGCGCGAGGCGGGCAAGAAGCCGCGCGGCAAGGACCCTGAGCCGCCAGAGGCCGGCCCCCGGAGCAGCGATCAGGTCAACCTCACGGATGAAGAGTCGCGCATCATGCCCGTGTCGGGTGGGGGCTTCGAGCAAAGCTACAACGCACAAGCCGGCGTGGACATCGCGACGATGATGGTGATCACCCAGCATGTGAGCCAGGCATCCAACGACAAGCGCGAAGTTGTGCCTACGCTGCAGCAGATCCAAGCGTTACCCGCGGTGCTGGGCGAGGTGCACACGCTCATCACGGACAACGGCTTCTTCAGCCAAGCCAACGTGATCGCGTGCAACGACGCGGGTATCGAGCCGCTGCTGGCGCTCAAGCGGGAGTCGCATCACACGCCGGTGATGGGGCGCTTTGCACCCGATGTGCCCGAGCCCCAGACGACGGATCCGCTCGTGCAGATGGCACACCGCCTGGGCACGCAAGCAGGCCGAGCCCTGTACGGCCTGCGCAAGCAGACAGTGGAGCCGGTGTTCGGCATCATCAAGCAAGTGATGGGTTGGCGCCAGATGAGCATGCGCGGGCTGGCCAAGGCACAAGGCGAATGGAGCTTGGTGACCATGGCTTGGAACATCAAGCGCATGCACGTCCTGCGAGCCGCGTGAGGGCAATAGTGCGCCCCGACCACGCCAAAACCGAGTCCCCAGGCCGCCCCATGTGCCCTCACAGTGTCTCGCCAACCATCGAGAGCGTTCGATCAGCGCGCCGCTGTCAAAAAAAACGCGTCGCACTGATCAATCGGATTCGCTCGGGTTCAAGTCCGACAGCCTCCTAGGCCGGGCGAACTTGTTCAGCCGCGATGCACACCCAGCTTCAAGCCCGTGGCCTGCATGACGGCGAGCAGCGTCTTGATGGTCGGGTTGCCCTTCGGAGACAGCGCGCGGTACAGGCTCTCGCGCTGCACCCCCGCTGTTCGGGCCACCTTGGCCATGCCCTGGGCCTCGGCAACGTGTCGCAGGGCAAGCAGCAGGGCTTCGCGGCCACCTGGCTGCTCGGCTTCATCAAGCGCGGCAGCGAGGTAATCCTCAATGAAAGCCGGATCGTCGCGCAGCATCTCGATGACGGCGTCATCGTGCGGGCGGTGTGGTGCTGGTTTGCTCATTTCGAACTCCTTTGTTGCCAGTCGCGCCAGTAGGCCTGCGCGGTGCGGATGTCAGCCTTCTGTGTCCGCTTGTCGCCACCGACGAGCAGCAGCACCAGCTCGGCACCGGAGCGGCCGCAATACACGCGGTAGCCAGGCCCGTAGTCGATGCGCAGCTCGAGCACACCCTCGCCAACTCCCTTGAAATCACCCAAATTGCCGGTGAGGATCAACCGGTTGGTGCGGGCCAACACGCGCGCCTGAGCCTGCCTATCGGCCAGCCCCCGTAGCCATCGATCGAAGGGATCGGCACCTTCCGGGGTCTGATAGTGCAGGACGCGCATGGGCCGTATGTGTGAATTATAGGTTACGGTTTTACTTTGGATCGTGTGCGCTGGCCATGTGCCGTCATCTAGGCCGGTCAACTCACGCTGCGCCGCGAATCGGGATGATGTCGGCACCTGCTTTCAGCTTGTCCAGGTAGTCGCTCCAGTCCTGCATCATCTTGCGCCGGGTGGCGATGAACCGGGTGCGGTTGTACGCGGTGCCCAGGCTGTCCGGCACGGCATGGGCAAGCTGGTGTTCGATCACGGCAGGCTCATAGCCCAGGCGCTCATGCAGGAACGTCTGCGCCACTGAGCGCCAGCCGTGGCCGGTGAGCTCCGTCTTGGTGTCGATTCCCAGGCGTCGATACGCCGCATTGATGGCTGCATCGCTCATGGGCTGGGTGGGCGTGCGTCCGCCGATGAAAACCCAGCCAGCAGGCAGGTGGCCGGTGAGCAAATGCAGATCAGCCAGCAGCGCCACGGCCTGAGTGGACAAGGGAACCAGGTGTTCCGTGCCCGTCTTGGACACGACGTAGCGCCATTCCGCTGTCTCCAGATTCACTTGCTCCCACTTCATCGTCCGCAGTTCGCCTGGCCTGCAAAAGAGCATCGGCAGCAGCTTGATGGCAGCAGCGACGACCGGGCCGCCCTTGAAGGCGTCCAGGGAACGCAGGATGGCGCCCACGGCGGCGGGATCATCGGCAGGTGAGGCCATGTGCTGAGGAACGTAGGCGGGCAGCGCGCCGCGCAGGGCAGAGGTGGGATCGTGGGTCGCTCGGCCCGTGAGGATGGCATAGCGAATCACCTGTCCGATGTTCTGTTGTGCGCGGTGAGCGGTTTCGAGCACGCCACGGGCATCGATGCGCCGCAGGACGGCCAGGATGTCGGGCGCGGTGATTTCGGCAACGGGGCGACGGCCCAGGTAGGGAAACACGTCGCGCTCCAGGCGGCGGACAACCTTGTCCCGATGGCTGGCGGCCTTGGTGGAGAGGTGGCGCTCGATCCAGTCGCGTGCGACGACCTCGAATGAATCGGCGGCCAGGGCAAAGGCGCGTGCTTTCTCGGCTTGCTTGACGGCTCCGGGATCACGGCCAGCGGCAAGGTGGGCGCGGGCTTCGTCGCGTCGATCACGGGCGAGCTTCAAGCTGACTTCGGGATAGACCCCCAGCGCCAGCACCTTTTCTGCCCCCAGGAAGCGATACTTCAAGCGCCAGTATTTCGAGCCGTTCGGGTGGATTAGCAGGAACAGCCCCTTCTCGTCGCCTAGCTTGTACTGGCGCTCCGCAGGCTTGGCGTTGCGGATGGCGGTGTCTGTCAGGGGCATGGTGGGCTTCCAGGCGGTTTCTATCCCCTAGGAGACTGTCGGACTTTGCGGTCTTCCGGATGAAGACGCTATCCGAGACAATTGCTGCTGCACAACCGAGAGCCCGAGCCGATGAGCCGCTTCGTCCCTGTTGACCGAGACACCGCATATCTGTTGCCACCGTCGGTGGACGAATGGCTGCCCACTGATCACTTGGCGCGCTTCGTGGTCGAAGTCATCGAGCAGCTTGATCTGGGCGATCTGGCCCGACAGTACGCAGGCCGGGGCTCGGCGGCGCACCATCCGGCGGTGCTGCTGGGCCTGCTGATCTACGGCTACGCCAACGGCGTGCACTCCAGCCGCAAGATCGAGCGGGCGACCTACGACTCGGTGGCGTTCCGCTTTGTTGCGGCCAATACCCACCCCGATCACGACACGCTGGCGACGTTCCGCCGCCGCTTCTTGAAGGAGGTGGAGGCACTGTTCGTGCAGGTGCTGGTTCTGGCGCGCGAGATGAAGCTGCTCAAGCTCGGACACATCGCGCTGGATGGCACCAAGATCGACGCCAACGCCAGCAAGCACAAGGCCTTGTCGTGGGCTCATGCCAACAAGATCGAGGCGCAGCTGCGCCAGGAAGTACAAACGCTGCTGGCGCTGGCAGAGAACAGCGACCGCGCGACGGTACCCGACGGCATGGATGTGCCGGCGGAGATCGCCCTGCGTGCAGATCGCTTGAGCGCAATCGCGCAGGCCAAGGCCAAGATCGAGCAGCGCGCCAGCGAACGCCATCAGGTCGAGCAGCAGGAGTACGAGGCCAAGACCG is part of the Thiomonas sp. X19 genome and encodes:
- a CDS encoding AlpA family transcriptional regulator, yielding MNPQVTRKRSPATVAPATAQIHPDALIRKAQIIGTNGTAPLLAVGNTRFYELIAEGKLPKPRKIGAASFWRAGDILAALEAL
- a CDS encoding addiction module antidote protein, whose translation is MSKPAPHRPHDDAVIEMLRDDPAFIEDYLAAALDEAEQPGGREALLLALRHVAEAQGMAKVARTAGVQRESLYRALSPKGNPTIKTLLAVMQATGLKLGVHRG
- a CDS encoding integrase arm-type DNA-binding domain-containing protein; its protein translation is MPLTDTAIRNAKPAERQYKLGDEKGLFLLIHPNGSKYWRLKYRFLGAEKVLALGVYPEVSLKLARDRRDEARAHLAAGRDPGAVKQAEKARAFALAADSFEVVARDWIERHLSTKAASHRDKVVRRLERDVFPYLGRRPVAEITAPDILAVLRRIDARGVLETAHRAQQNIGQVIRYAILTGRATHDPTSALRGALPAYVPQHMASPADDPAAVGAILRSLDAFKGGPVVAAAIKLLPMLFCRPGELRTMKWEQVNLETAEWRYVVSKTGTEHLVPLSTQAVALLADLHLLTGHLPAGWVFIGGRTPTQPMSDAAINAAYRRLGIDTKTELTGHGWRSVAQTFLHERLGYEPAVIEHQLAHAVPDSLGTAYNRTRFIATRRKMMQDWSDYLDKLKAGADIIPIRGAA
- a CDS encoding type II toxin-antitoxin system RelE/ParE family toxin, which produces MRVLHYQTPEGADPFDRWLRGLADRQAQARVLARTNRLILTGNLGDFKGVGEGVLELRIDYGPGYRVYCGRSGAELVLLLVGGDKRTQKADIRTAQAYWRDWQQRSSK
- a CDS encoding IS1182-like element ISThsp16 family transposase, yielding MSRFVPVDRDTAYLLPPSVDEWLPTDHLARFVVEVIEQLDLGDLARQYAGRGSAAHHPAVLLGLLIYGYANGVHSSRKIERATYDSVAFRFVAANTHPDHDTLATFRRRFLKEVEALFVQVLVLAREMKLLKLGHIALDGTKIDANASKHKALSWAHANKIEAQLRQEVQTLLALAENSDRATVPDGMDVPAEIALRADRLSAIAQAKAKIEQRASERHQVEQQEYEAKTAKRQAQREAGKKPRGKDPEPPEAGPRSSDQVNLTDEESRIMPVSGGGFEQSYNAQAGVDIATMMVITQHVSQASNDKREVVPTLQQIQALPAVLGEVHTLITDNGFFSQANVIACNDAGIEPLLALKRESHHTPVMGRFAPDVPEPQTTDPLVQMAHRLGTQAGRALYGLRKQTVEPVFGIIKQVMGWRQMSMRGLAKAQGEWSLVTMAWNIKRMHVLRAA
- a CDS encoding DUF927 domain-containing protein; the protein is MPDLLEIEDVASDIAKSDVPGVPGVQPNECAIPAGTPASVPGVPSVPPEAERPCYRVFDDWLEDGEKFRPGVWHFGIKPGKDEAPATLTKQWICSPLHLEAVTADQGDNNYGRMLRFKNTAGRWRTWAMPMELLRGAGDELRGALLAMGVMIDPAGHREFARYLQARIPEKRVTCATQTGWLGKVFVLPDACYGPGASAVTYQSGDHTDGEYSTGGTLKGWRDGVAAMAVGNPVLMLALSAAFAGPVMNLVRAESGGVHLVGNSSTGKTTGVEAARSVWGGDKFKRSWNSTANGLEGAASQSNDCLLVLDEINQADPRDVGAIIYALGNGVGKQRASRTGAARAVARWRTFVLSSGERSVATAMAEGGIKAKAGHGVRLLDIPVARKFGAWDDLHDFTDGPSFSDALAKAAATHYGHAGRAFLERLTRDTSDMAALWERVKSLEAFHACGDGQIKRAAARFALIGMAGELATDYGLTGWEPGAAVEAAIVAFNAWRDHRGATNAEQHQIVEAVNAFITRHGDSRFSDVNATHNMMVRDRAGWWRPGTDGREYLFTPDGLREALKGFDFKAATQTLVQAGMLAKPGADGKTAVLMRIDGQRTRVYAIQPGGNDGA
- a CDS encoding toprim domain-containing protein produces the protein MMARNHPDRVTPARTRAALLAMAPAVNPVIGLLEQMRSAGIEPADPGVIVADGVLRRFQVASDKPGSKSGWAALREQFGVAGSWKTGASCTWSSTSTARMSRAEKDAHYSQVRQAKAEAQRQREAEHQAAAERASMLWAKAKPATAEHPYLVRKRIEPGYARQSGDLLVLNIIDVNGVTKSLQYIGTDGTKKLLSGGAKRGHFILVAGSLPAPIVVIAEGFATAMTASSQFPGACTLAAIDAGNLEPVALAIRCKYPAAQIVVVADDDRLTPGNPGITKARAAAVAVGAKLARPVWPPGIPIEASDMNDLAVYLEAHHA
- a CDS encoding IS1182-like element ISThsp16 family transposase, yielding MSRFVPVDRDTAYLLPPSVDEWLPTDHLARFVVEVIEQLDLGDLARQYAGRGSAAHHPAVLLGLLIYGYANGVHSSRKIERATYDSVAFRFVAANTHPDHDTLATFRRRFLKEVEALFVQVLVLAREMKLLKLGHIALDGTKIDANASKHKALSWAHANKIEAQLRQEVQTLLALAENSDRATVPDGMDVPAEIALRADRLSAIAQAKAKIEQRASERHQVEQQEYEAKTAKRQAQREAGKKPRGKDPEPPEAGPRSSDQVNLTDEESRIMPVSGGGFEQSYNAQAGVDIATMMVITQHVSQASNDKREVVPTLQQIQALPAVLGEVHTLITDNGFFSQANVIACNDAGIEPLLALKRESHHTPVMGRFAPDVPEPQTTDPLVQMAHRLGTQAGRALYGLRKQTVEPVFGIIKQVMGWRQMSMRGLAKAQGEWSLVTMAWNIKRMHVLRAA